A DNA window from Bacteroides cellulosilyticus contains the following coding sequences:
- a CDS encoding DUF4827 domain-containing protein, which yields MKKLTLFFLSLLACGLAFQACDNTKTYAEMLEDEKDAIKAFIRDSSITVISQTEFYRNDSTTKENEYVQLASGVYMNIVNKGSANLADTVKPNDQILVRFSEYSLMDKKATISNLGYAEVVDEFNYRVTSSSIAGQFTQGFMLSYYGPAVPAGWLVPLDYVRDGACVKLIVPSKMGHSSAMQSVYPYYYYIQKYQIYK from the coding sequence ATGAAGAAACTTACATTATTCTTTTTGTCCTTGCTGGCATGTGGATTGGCTTTCCAGGCTTGTGATAATACCAAGACTTATGCAGAAATGCTGGAGGACGAAAAAGATGCTATAAAGGCATTTATACGGGACAGTAGTATCACTGTTATATCTCAGACTGAATTTTACAGAAATGACTCGACTACAAAGGAGAATGAGTATGTGCAGCTCGCCAGCGGTGTATATATGAATATCGTAAACAAAGGTTCGGCTAATTTGGCCGATACCGTAAAACCGAACGATCAGATATTGGTTCGTTTCTCAGAATATAGCCTTATGGATAAAAAGGCAACAATATCTAATCTGGGTTATGCAGAGGTAGTCGATGAATTTAACTATAGAGTAACAAGCTCTTCTATTGCCGGTCAGTTTACACAGGGATTTATGCTTAGCTATTATGGTCCTGCTGTCCCTGCCGGTTGGCTAGTGCCGTTGGATTATGTGCGTGATGGTGCGTGCGTTAAACTGATTGTTCCTTCCAAAATGGGACATAGCTCGGCTATGCAGTCTGTATACCCTTATTATTACTATATTCAGAAATATCAAATCTATAAATAA
- a CDS encoding S-adenosylmethionine:tRNA ribosyltransferase-isomerase: MKEDPKHIRISEFNYPLPDERIAKFPLPVRDQSKLLVYRHGEVSEDRFTSLPSYLPTGSLMIFNNTKVIQARLHFRKETGALIEVFCLEPIEPNDYVLNFQQTKHAAWLCMIGNLKKWKEGTLKREMTVKEQPITLTATRGECHGTSHWVDFRWDNPEITFADILEVFGELPIPPYLNRDTQESDKETYQTVYSKIKGSVAAPTAGLHFTPRVLDALKEKGVDLEELTLHVGAGTFKPVKSAEIEGHEMHTEYISVSRGTIENLIAHNGKAIAVGTTSVRTLESLYHIGVTLLKNPNATEEELHVHQWQPYETAEETASITSVKALQAILNYLNRHDMEALHTSTQIIIAPGYDYKIVNAMVTNFHQPQSTLLLLVSAFVKGNWRKIYDFALGHDFRFLSYGDSSLIIP; encoded by the coding sequence ATGAAAGAAGATCCAAAACATATCCGTATCAGTGAATTTAACTATCCGTTACCGGATGAACGTATCGCAAAATTCCCTCTACCAGTGCGCGATCAGTCCAAACTCCTGGTCTACCGCCATGGTGAAGTATCCGAAGACCGCTTTACTTCACTTCCATCCTATCTCCCGACGGGAAGTCTGATGATATTCAATAATACAAAAGTGATACAGGCACGCCTGCACTTCCGTAAAGAAACCGGTGCTCTCATTGAAGTCTTTTGTCTGGAACCGATTGAGCCGAACGATTATGTGCTTAATTTCCAGCAAACCAAACATGCCGCCTGGCTTTGTATGATCGGTAATCTGAAGAAGTGGAAAGAAGGTACGCTGAAACGGGAAATGACTGTAAAAGAGCAACCGATTACTTTGACTGCTACCCGTGGTGAATGCCACGGCACCAGCCATTGGGTAGATTTCCGTTGGGATAATCCGGAGATAACTTTTGCTGATATCCTCGAAGTATTCGGCGAACTTCCCATTCCGCCTTATCTGAACCGGGATACACAAGAAAGTGATAAGGAAACTTATCAGACTGTTTATTCTAAAATAAAAGGTTCAGTAGCCGCTCCGACCGCCGGGTTGCACTTTACTCCCCGTGTACTGGACGCATTAAAAGAAAAAGGAGTAGATTTGGAGGAATTGACATTGCACGTAGGCGCAGGAACTTTCAAACCTGTAAAGAGCGCAGAAATCGAAGGACATGAGATGCATACCGAATATATATCTGTTTCTCGCGGAACAATTGAAAATCTGATTGCTCACAACGGAAAAGCAATTGCCGTAGGCACTACCTCCGTACGAACACTGGAAAGTCTCTACCATATCGGTGTCACCCTTCTGAAAAATCCGAATGCAACAGAAGAAGAACTTCATGTTCATCAATGGCAGCCTTATGAAACAGCTGAAGAGACTGCAAGTATCACATCTGTAAAAGCGTTGCAGGCCATTCTCAATTACTTGAACCGCCATGATATGGAAGCGTTGCACACCAGTACGCAAATTATTATTGCACCAGGATACGACTACAAGATTGTAAACGCCATGGTCACTAATTTCCATCAACCACAAAGCACCTTACTATTACTCGTCTCCGCCTTTGTAAAAGGCAATTGGCGGAAAATATATGACTTCGCATTAGGTCATGACTTCCGTTTTCTAAGCTATGGGGATTCTTCATTAATAATACCCTAA
- the glmM gene encoding phosphoglucosamine mutase yields the protein MTLIKSISGIRGTIGGGAGVGLNPLDIVKFTSAYATLIRKTCTVKSNKIVVGRDARISGEMVKNVVVGTLMGMGWDVIDIDLASTPTTELAVTMEGASGGIILTASHNPKQWNALKLLNERGEFLNAAEGNEVLRIAEAEEFDFADVDHLGSYRKDLTYNQKHIDSVLALNLVDVEAIRKANFRVAIDCVNSVGGIILPELLKQLGVQHIEKLYCEPTGDFQHNPEPLEKNLGDIMNLMKGGKADVAFVVDPDVDRLAMICEDGKMYGEEYTLVSVADYVLKHTPGNTVSNLSSTRALRDVTRKYGKEYFASAVGEVNVTTKMKEVGAVIGGEGNGGVIYPESHYGRDALVGIALFLSHLAHEGKKVSELRATYPSYFMAKNRVDLTPETDVDAILAKVKELYKDEEINDIDGVKIDFADKWVHLRKSNTEPIIRVYSEASTAEAAEEIGQKIMKVIEDLAK from the coding sequence ATGACTCTAATCAAATCTATCTCTGGAATCCGCGGAACCATTGGCGGAGGAGCGGGTGTGGGCTTGAATCCGCTTGACATTGTGAAATTCACATCAGCGTATGCCACACTTATCCGCAAAACGTGCACGGTAAAAAGCAACAAAATTGTAGTAGGACGCGACGCCCGTATTTCGGGTGAAATGGTGAAGAATGTAGTAGTAGGTACTCTGATGGGTATGGGCTGGGATGTAATCGACATTGATCTGGCTTCCACTCCGACTACTGAATTAGCTGTAACCATGGAAGGTGCCAGTGGCGGTATTATCCTGACAGCATCGCACAACCCCAAACAATGGAACGCTCTGAAATTGCTGAATGAACGTGGTGAATTTCTGAATGCTGCCGAAGGCAATGAAGTACTTCGTATTGCTGAGGCAGAAGAATTTGACTTTGCTGATGTAGACCATCTGGGCTCGTATCGCAAGGATTTGACTTATAATCAAAAACATATAGATAGTGTGTTGGCGCTCAACCTGGTAGATGTAGAGGCTATCAGAAAAGCGAATTTCCGCGTGGCTATTGATTGTGTAAACTCTGTGGGTGGTATCATTCTGCCGGAATTGTTGAAACAACTGGGTGTGCAGCATATAGAGAAGCTCTACTGTGAGCCGACAGGTGACTTCCAACACAATCCTGAACCGCTTGAAAAGAACCTGGGTGACATAATGAACCTGATGAAGGGTGGTAAGGCGGATGTGGCTTTTGTTGTTGACCCTGACGTGGACCGTCTGGCAATGATTTGCGAAGATGGAAAGATGTATGGTGAAGAATATACACTGGTAAGTGTGGCTGACTATGTGTTGAAGCATACTCCGGGCAATACGGTTTCTAACTTGAGTTCTACACGTGCGTTGCGCGATGTAACCCGTAAGTATGGTAAGGAATACTTTGCTTCTGCTGTGGGCGAAGTGAACGTAACCACTAAAATGAAGGAAGTAGGCGCTGTAATTGGTGGTGAAGGCAATGGTGGAGTTATTTATCCGGAAAGTCATTACGGTCGCGATGCATTGGTGGGTATTGCTTTGTTCCTGAGCCATCTGGCACATGAGGGTAAGAAAGTAAGTGAACTGCGTGCAACTTACCCGTCTTATTTCATGGCAAAGAACCGCGTAGACCTGACTCCTGAAACGGATGTGGATGCTATTCTGGCTAAAGTGAAAGAGCTTTATAAGGATGAAGAAATCAATGACATCGATGGAGTGAAAATAGATTTTGCTGATAAGTGGGTACACTTGCGCAAGAGCAACACCGAACCGATTATTCGCGTGTATAGCGAAGCTTCCACAGCGGAAGCAGCTGAAGAAATCGGCCAGAAGATAATGAAGGTGATTGAAGATCTGGCGAAGTAA
- a CDS encoding NUDIX hydrolase yields MNSDNNQEMFPLVDEQGNITGAATRGECHSGSKLLHPVIHLHVFNSKGELYMQKRPEWKDIQPGKWDTSVGGHVDLGESVEMALKREVREELGITDFTPETITSYVFESAREKELVFVHKTVYDGEIQPSDELDGGRFWTIEEIKENMGKGVFTPNFEGEIEKVIEPL; encoded by the coding sequence ATGAACAGCGATAATAACCAGGAAATGTTTCCTCTTGTCGATGAACAGGGAAATATTACAGGAGCCGCTACCCGTGGCGAATGTCACAGTGGCAGCAAACTATTACATCCGGTAATTCACCTTCATGTTTTCAATTCCAAAGGTGAACTGTATATGCAGAAACGTCCCGAATGGAAAGATATCCAACCGGGAAAGTGGGATACATCCGTAGGAGGACATGTAGATTTGGGCGAAAGTGTAGAAATGGCGTTGAAGCGCGAAGTACGGGAAGAGTTAGGCATCACCGACTTTACTCCCGAAACCATTACGAGTTACGTCTTTGAATCTGCACGCGAGAAAGAGCTTGTCTTTGTACACAAAACGGTTTACGACGGCGAGATACAACCAAGCGATGAATTGGACGGTGGTCGTTTCTGGACCATAGAGGAGATTAAAGAGAATATGGGGAAAGGTGTGTTTACACCGAACTTTGAGGGGGAGATAGAGAAAGTGATCGAACCACTTTAA
- a CDS encoding histidine kinase: MNTIDGKILWRTFLPVLLLLFLVVSCKQSEQHSSWKKEYDSFYRSVTDSLTTHPQQIRALAKQKMEVSTDSLEWYYYSAIVLKTYMFASDVDSARYLIRRIEDFCAREQSSPYLADLRSEYLNTKGNIYVRVGAMDSAIVCFTDSYKQRLQGMKTESVPDILINLADACSRQGKYDVSAFWYRKALQIGDSLGISEGRRHPVYYGLAQVYMALHDFDQCDYYYNLAGMFYDKMLPYEKYIYLNNRGNSYYYREDYPEALKYFKKGFSLAVSHPDMGFEKNLCMVNLGDVYLQMNEPDSAAKYINECQPFFRKIGAAGALYYIDTQRIGLALERNDMATVRNLLSKAANPNHIEPDMLHIRNKYLQEFYEKTADYKNAFFYQKENSRLDDSIRNEHVRMRTADMSLRYQQDSTLLAKNILIEQQKVEMLKLHEGRFFWIGICVLVLVIACFIYLYEKKRRALLLAQSQRTISSLRLENIRNRMSPHFIFNVLNQEMGSREGENKKELSSLVKLMRRNLELAEQMCVTLKEELGFVQTYIDLQRRSLGPEFKVTIEVGEDVDTNQLLLPSMLIQIPVENAIKHALRGKEGERRLWIDVHRSGTYICVRITDNGGGFKLNSANRGTGTGMKVIMQTIQILNAKNKEMIETSVHNIPLPDGETGCEVSFHLPLNYDYSV, encoded by the coding sequence ATGAACACGATAGATGGCAAAATTCTGTGGAGAACTTTTCTTCCGGTTCTCTTACTACTATTCTTAGTTGTTTCGTGTAAACAGTCTGAGCAGCATTCCTCCTGGAAAAAAGAATACGACTCTTTTTATCGTTCGGTTACAGATTCTCTGACCACTCATCCACAACAGATACGTGCGTTGGCAAAGCAAAAGATGGAGGTGTCAACTGATAGTCTGGAATGGTATTATTACTCTGCTATAGTATTAAAAACGTATATGTTCGCTTCGGATGTAGATTCAGCCCGCTATTTAATAAGGCGGATAGAGGACTTTTGTGCCCGTGAACAATCTTCACCCTACCTTGCTGATTTACGCTCGGAATATCTGAATACAAAAGGTAATATTTATGTGCGTGTAGGCGCTATGGATTCGGCTATTGTTTGTTTTACTGATTCTTACAAACAACGTTTGCAGGGAATGAAGACAGAATCAGTCCCGGATATTCTTATCAATCTGGCTGATGCATGCAGCCGGCAGGGAAAATATGACGTAAGTGCATTTTGGTATCGTAAAGCGCTGCAAATCGGAGATTCTTTAGGAATATCGGAGGGGCGTCGTCATCCTGTTTATTATGGGCTGGCTCAGGTGTATATGGCTTTACACGACTTTGATCAGTGCGACTATTACTATAATCTGGCAGGGATGTTTTATGATAAAATGCTTCCTTACGAGAAATATATCTATTTGAATAATCGTGGTAATTCATATTATTATCGTGAGGATTATCCGGAAGCTTTAAAATATTTCAAGAAAGGTTTCTCGCTGGCGGTTTCTCATCCCGATATGGGCTTTGAGAAGAACCTGTGCATGGTGAATCTGGGGGATGTCTATCTGCAAATGAATGAACCTGACTCAGCGGCTAAATATATCAATGAATGCCAACCCTTTTTTCGGAAAATAGGGGCGGCAGGAGCGCTTTATTATATTGATACCCAGCGTATCGGTCTGGCTTTGGAGCGAAATGATATGGCAACCGTAAGAAATCTGCTAAGTAAGGCTGCCAATCCGAATCATATAGAGCCGGACATGCTGCATATTCGTAATAAGTATTTGCAGGAGTTTTACGAGAAGACGGCAGATTATAAAAATGCTTTCTTTTATCAGAAAGAAAACAGTCGGCTGGACGATTCCATCCGGAATGAACATGTAAGAATGCGTACAGCCGATATGTCATTGAGATATCAACAGGACTCTACACTGTTGGCAAAGAACATATTGATTGAGCAGCAGAAGGTAGAGATGCTAAAGTTGCACGAGGGACGTTTCTTCTGGATTGGAATTTGCGTTTTGGTATTGGTTATTGCTTGTTTCATCTATCTGTATGAAAAGAAAAGACGGGCCCTTCTGCTTGCGCAAAGTCAGCGTACCATATCTTCTTTACGTTTGGAGAATATACGTAACAGAATGTCACCGCACTTTATTTTCAATGTGCTGAACCAGGAAATGGGCAGTCGGGAAGGGGAGAATAAAAAAGAGCTCTCCTCATTGGTGAAACTAATGCGTCGGAATTTGGAATTAGCTGAGCAAATGTGTGTTACCTTAAAAGAAGAATTAGGTTTTGTGCAAACCTACATTGATCTTCAACGCCGTTCTTTGGGACCGGAATTTAAGGTGACTATTGAAGTTGGTGAAGATGTGGACACCAATCAGTTGCTTCTGCCTTCCATGTTAATACAGATACCGGTGGAGAATGCCATCAAGCACGCTCTTCGGGGCAAAGAAGGTGAACGGCGCCTTTGGATTGATGTTCATCGTTCCGGTACTTATATTTGTGTCCGGATTACGGATAACGGGGGCGGATTCAAACTGAACAGTGCTAACAGAGGGACAGGGACCGGAATGAAGGTAATCATGCAAACTATTCAGATTTTGAATGCTAAGAATAAGGAAATGATTGAAACTTCGGTACACAATATTCCTCTGCCGGATGGCGAGACCGGATGTGAAGTAAGTTTCCATTTACCGTTGAATTATGATTATTCAGTTTAA
- a CDS encoding AAA family ATPase gives MNIKLIGRKKELEALREYISSNRSEFVAVYGRRRVGKTFLIRQMTADNFAFYVTGMDNANMKEQLTNFSIALQRHKKSTTLSVPENWILAFYELARYLETLPDGPKVIFIDELPWMDTPKSGFVSALENFWNSWAAVRTDVKLIVCGSATSWMINKLIKNRGGLHNRITHRMIIEPFVLNECEQYFMANGFSYSHRDIAECYMVMGGIPYYLSFMRKDRSLAQNIDRLFFESGAELSDEFENLYRALFKNAGLHIQIVTALATKAKGLNRKELLRITGLTNNGAFSIALEELESCGFIRRYEPFGKPRMSPTGRLQRDALFQLVDFYTLFYFRFIRTNRYRDEHFWTTSQNTPLHASWSGYAFEMLCLDHVRQIKAALGIAGVQTLVCSWSSSTVDKGAQIDLVIDRKDETVNLCEMKYYSTVFAIDKGYEEKLRNKIAAFREETNTRKSLMLTFVTTYGLKENMYSGCVQSQVLLDDLFKE, from the coding sequence ATGAACATAAAGTTGATAGGACGTAAAAAGGAATTGGAAGCCTTAAGGGAATACATCAGTTCCAATAGGTCGGAGTTTGTAGCGGTCTATGGTCGTCGTCGTGTAGGAAAAACATTTCTTATCCGTCAGATGACAGCGGACAACTTTGCTTTTTATGTAACAGGGATGGATAATGCAAATATGAAAGAGCAGTTGACGAACTTCAGCATTGCTCTTCAAAGGCATAAAAAATCGACTACCTTGTCTGTACCCGAAAACTGGATCTTGGCTTTTTATGAACTTGCCCGTTATCTGGAGACATTACCCGATGGGCCGAAGGTGATCTTTATAGACGAACTGCCGTGGATGGACACGCCTAAATCGGGGTTTGTCAGTGCACTCGAGAATTTCTGGAATAGCTGGGCAGCCGTTCGCACGGATGTGAAGCTGATTGTTTGCGGTTCTGCCACTTCATGGATGATAAACAAGTTGATAAAGAATCGCGGTGGTTTGCACAACCGCATTACGCACCGGATGATTATTGAACCTTTTGTGCTTAATGAATGTGAGCAGTACTTCATGGCGAATGGTTTCTCTTATTCCCATCGAGACATTGCAGAGTGTTATATGGTGATGGGCGGCATTCCTTATTATCTTTCTTTTATGCGGAAAGACCGCAGTTTGGCGCAGAATATTGACCGGTTGTTTTTTGAAAGTGGAGCAGAGCTGTCCGATGAATTTGAAAACCTCTATCGTGCCTTGTTCAAGAATGCCGGTTTGCATATACAGATAGTAACTGCACTTGCCACGAAGGCTAAAGGACTGAATCGTAAAGAATTGCTCAGGATCACAGGACTGACCAATAACGGAGCTTTTAGCATAGCCCTTGAAGAATTGGAGAGTTGTGGTTTTATTCGCCGGTATGAACCTTTCGGAAAGCCGAGGATGAGCCCGACAGGAAGGTTGCAGCGGGATGCTTTGTTTCAATTGGTGGACTTCTACACTTTATTTTACTTTCGCTTTATACGTACCAATCGTTATCGCGATGAACATTTCTGGACTACTTCGCAGAACACTCCACTACATGCCTCGTGGAGCGGTTATGCCTTCGAGATGCTTTGTCTGGACCATGTGCGGCAGATAAAGGCGGCACTCGGAATAGCTGGTGTGCAGACGTTAGTTTGTTCATGGAGTAGTTCTACTGTAGATAAAGGGGCACAGATAGACTTGGTAATTGATCGTAAGGATGAAACTGTAAATCTTTGTGAGATGAAATATTACTCTACGGTGTTTGCGATAGACAAAGGCTATGAAGAAAAGTTAAGAAACAAGATTGCCGCTTTTCGAGAAGAAACAAATACACGAAAGTCGTTGATGCTGACTTTTGTCACCACTTACGGGTTAAAGGAGAATATGTATTCCGGTTGTGTTCAGAGTCAGGTGCTTTTGGACGATTTGTTCAAGGAATGA
- a CDS encoding ORF6N domain-containing protein: MNDELILIENKIYEVRGTKVMLDFDLAELYGIETRTLKQAVRRNIERFPEDFMFMLTKEEANNLIHIGVSQNVISPEYNVGSTNIFAFTENGVSMLSSVLRSPLAIQININTMRTFTRMRQLVFACKESSLSVKDELEQIKVQLSEIAEDLESNEQDHESLFNAIAEISLKLQLNQSNPGRVTVKGFTKNDL, encoded by the coding sequence ATGAACGACGAACTAATATTAATTGAAAATAAGATATACGAAGTGCGTGGCACAAAAGTCATGTTGGACTTTGACTTAGCAGAACTCTATGGAATAGAAACAAGAACATTAAAACAGGCAGTAAGACGGAATATTGAAAGATTTCCTGAGGATTTTATGTTTATGCTCACCAAAGAAGAAGCTAACAACTTGATACACATAGGGGTATCACAAAATGTGATATCCCCTGAATATAATGTTGGCTCTACAAACATATTTGCTTTTACAGAAAATGGTGTATCAATGCTTTCATCTGTTCTGCGTAGCCCGCTTGCCATTCAAATCAACATCAATACAATGCGAACATTTACGCGGATGCGCCAACTTGTTTTTGCATGCAAAGAAAGCAGTCTTTCCGTAAAGGATGAATTAGAACAAATAAAAGTACAACTATCCGAGATAGCCGAAGATTTGGAAAGTAACGAACAAGATCATGAAAGCCTTTTCAATGCCATTGCAGAGATATCTCTCAAACTACAACTTAACCAATCTAATCCCGGGCGTGTTACCGTGAAAGGATTCACCAAAAATGATTTATGA
- a CDS encoding DUF5723 family protein, with translation MRKLLLLGICISFLLPTAMQAQYLRSSYFMEGSSTRIQLNPALQPKRGYVNFPGIGSVNAEVATNSLGIQDVIDVFDSDGEFYNNDKFYNRLKGMNEVNISANTDVISFGFYKGKGFWSFNVGARADVDATIPKEMFRYLRATDVENFSWSGESFDIRNEKLRLNAYIEVGAGYSRAINERLTVGGKAKLLLGAGNINLKINQIQMSGRGIGYESEFQLKSDAYMEASAKGLKLEEEDGYITDLDYNSFGISGYGAGIDLGATYQVMKNLNVSAAILDLGFISWDKSNSQVAESDRNATINKDNYSDDVLDFNLFGLKKKENKSRTTSLSPTMVIGGEYGLLNNKLGLGLLSTTRFGQLKTYSELTFSANYRPNTLINTTLSYSMLQGGETFGIAFKIGPLMLGTDYMYFGNNSKHVNAFIGLSIPLGKKRI, from the coding sequence ATGAGAAAGCTTTTACTTTTGGGGATTTGTATCTCCTTTCTTCTCCCCACAGCTATGCAGGCGCAATACTTGCGTTCATCCTATTTTATGGAAGGAAGCAGTACCCGCATTCAGTTAAATCCGGCATTGCAACCCAAACGTGGCTATGTCAATTTCCCCGGTATCGGTTCCGTGAATGCCGAAGTAGCCACCAACTCACTTGGTATACAAGATGTCATCGACGTTTTCGATTCCGATGGTGAATTTTATAACAATGACAAGTTCTACAATCGCCTGAAAGGAATGAATGAAGTGAATATCAGTGCGAATACAGATGTTATATCTTTCGGATTCTATAAAGGAAAAGGTTTCTGGTCATTCAATGTAGGAGCACGGGCTGATGTGGACGCCACTATTCCTAAAGAAATGTTTCGATATCTTCGCGCAACTGATGTAGAAAATTTCAGTTGGAGCGGCGAAAGCTTTGATATCCGCAATGAGAAACTACGCTTGAACGCTTACATAGAAGTCGGAGCTGGATATTCACGTGCCATCAACGAGCGCTTAACCGTAGGTGGTAAAGCCAAATTGCTATTAGGTGCAGGAAACATAAACCTAAAAATTAATCAGATTCAGATGTCAGGAAGAGGAATCGGATATGAATCTGAATTTCAGCTAAAGTCGGATGCTTATATGGAAGCTTCTGCCAAAGGCTTGAAGCTTGAAGAAGAAGACGGTTACATCACTGATCTGGATTATAACAGCTTTGGTATCAGCGGTTATGGAGCAGGTATTGATTTAGGAGCCACCTATCAAGTAATGAAGAATCTGAATGTCTCTGCCGCCATTCTTGATTTAGGATTTATCTCCTGGGACAAATCTAACTCTCAAGTGGCTGAATCAGATAGAAATGCCACTATAAATAAGGATAATTATAGCGACGACGTACTGGACTTCAATTTATTCGGTTTGAAGAAGAAGGAAAACAAATCACGCACCACCTCCTTATCACCGACTATGGTTATCGGAGGGGAATACGGATTACTGAACAACAAACTGGGATTAGGATTATTATCAACTACCCGTTTCGGCCAGTTAAAAACGTATTCTGAATTGACATTCTCCGCCAATTACCGTCCCAATACTCTGATTAATACTACGTTGAGTTATTCCATGTTACAAGGTGGCGAGACATTCGGTATTGCTTTCAAAATAGGTCCTTTGATGCTGGGTACTGACTATATGTATTTTGGAAATAATTCCAAACATGTGAATGCCTTTATCGGACTTTCTATTCCTTTGGGAAAGAAGAGAATATAA
- a CDS encoding DUF2027 domain-containing protein — MKIGDKVRFLNEIGGGIVTGFRGKDIVLVEDADGFDIPMPIRECVVIDTDDYNMTRPVQSSISHPVQEEKEMGHLSKPQVSAFRQPEMRGGDVLNVFLAFVPEDIKAVSTTPFEAYLVNDSNYYLYYTYLCAEGKAWEVRSNGVVEPNTKFLLEEFEKAELNDREHVAVQFIAFKEGRSFAMKPAVSVEFRIDTVKFYKLHTFQESEFFETPALIYDIVKDDVPTKQVYVSAEELQSALLQKTVVDKPKSQPIVKRGGQSGIIEIDLHIGELLDDTHGMSNSEILNYQLDKFREVLEQYKNKREQRIVFIHGKGDGVLRKALLDELKRKYPTFRHQDASFQEYGFGATMITIK; from the coding sequence ATGAAAATAGGTGATAAAGTACGCTTCCTGAATGAGATCGGGGGCGGTATTGTGACGGGATTTCGGGGAAAGGATATTGTGTTGGTAGAAGATGCCGATGGATTTGATATCCCGATGCCCATACGTGAGTGTGTGGTGATTGATACGGATGATTATAATATGACGAGACCGGTACAATCTTCCATTTCCCATCCTGTACAGGAAGAAAAAGAAATGGGACATTTGTCTAAGCCTCAAGTTTCTGCTTTTCGTCAGCCGGAAATGCGTGGTGGGGATGTGCTGAATGTTTTTCTGGCTTTCGTTCCGGAAGATATCAAAGCAGTCAGCACGACTCCTTTTGAAGCTTATCTGGTGAATGACAGTAACTATTATTTGTATTATACCTATCTGTGTGCCGAAGGAAAAGCATGGGAGGTCCGTTCCAATGGAGTAGTAGAGCCGAATACAAAATTCTTGCTGGAAGAATTTGAAAAAGCAGAATTGAATGATCGTGAACACGTAGCTGTGCAATTTATTGCTTTTAAGGAAGGGCGTTCGTTTGCGATGAAACCGGCAGTAAGCGTGGAATTCCGTATTGATACGGTGAAGTTCTATAAATTGCATACATTCCAGGAGTCAGAGTTCTTTGAAACGCCTGCATTGATTTACGATATAGTAAAGGATGATGTTCCCACTAAACAAGTGTATGTTTCTGCTGAAGAATTGCAATCAGCTTTGCTTCAGAAAACAGTGGTGGACAAACCCAAATCTCAGCCGATTGTGAAACGTGGCGGACAAAGTGGCATTATTGAGATAGACCTTCATATTGGTGAATTACTGGATGATACTCATGGAATGAGCAACAGTGAGATACTGAATTATCAGCTGGATAAATTCCGTGAGGTGCTGGAACAGTATAAGAATAAACGTGAACAGCGTATTGTCTTTATCCACGGAAAAGGTGACGGTGTACTTCGTAAAGCGTTACTGGATGAACTGAAACGTAAATATCCTACTTTCCGGCATCAGGATGCCTCTTTCCAGGAATATGGTTTCGGGGCAACGATGATAACGATTAAATAG